CATTTGCTGTTCCAGTTCCTGATTGATCAAAAGCTGTACCATGATCTACAGAACTTCTTATTATAGGAAGACCTAAAGTTATATTTACACCAGCAACAGCTTCCCATTTTTGTTCTTTCTGGTTATATACAAATCCTACAACTTTTAGAGGAATGTGTCCCTGATCATGATACATGGCTACAACAATGTCATACCATCCTCCACGAGCTTTAGAAAAAATAGTGTCAGGAGGAATAGGTCCTATGACATTGATACCTTCCTGCTGAGCTTTTTCTATTGCAGGAATAATTTCATCTATTTCTTCTGTACCAAAAAGTCCATTTTCACCACAGTGAGGATTAAGTCCTGCTACTCCAATTTTAGGATTTTTTATTCCAAGTTTTTTACAAGCCTCATCAGCTATTTTAATAACATCATATACTCTTTCTTTTTTACATCTGTCACAAGCCTCTCTTAGAGATACATGTGTGCTAACATGGACAACTCTTAAATTTTCATGAGCAAGCATCATTGTATATTTTTTTGTTTTTGTAAAATCAGCATATATTTCAGTATGTCCTGAATAATGATGCCCTGCAAGATTAATAGATTCTTTATTGAGAGCATTTGTAACAGTAGCATCTACCTCATTGTTTTGTGCCAATTCTATTACTTTTTTTACATATTGAAAAGCTGCATTTCCAGCTTCTTTTGAAACTTTTCCAATTTCAAAATCCTCAGGGTTTACGATTTTCATATCATAAACATCTACAGTTCCATACTGAAAAAGTGCTTCAGCTACATTTTTAACAGGGTGTATTTTTAAATTAGTTAATCCTGTATATTCAATAGCTTTTTTCATTACTGAAGCATCTCCTATAATTATAGGTCTGCATCTGTTATAGATATCTTTGTTATTTAAAGCTTTAAGTGATATTTCAGGTCCTATACTTGCTGGATCTCCCATAGTGATTCCTATTATAGGTAGTTTACTCAATTTTTTCACCTTCCTAATTTAAAACTTTTAGATAAATATTTTTGATATCATTTAAATTTAGTTCTTTTAAATTATTTGAAAGAAGTCTTGTTACTTTGCTTCCTGCTTCAACCAAGAAATCAAGATCATCTATAGTCACTCCAAATTCTTTTAAGCTAACAGGTATTTCTGTGACTTCAACAATATTTTTTATTTCATTTATAATATATTCAGTTTTTTCTTCAGATGTATTTTTATACATATCTGGTCTTAAACGGTTACATATTCTTGAAAATTGCTCCAAGCAAGCATCTTTATTAAATTCCATTACTGGACTCATCATTATTGCATTAGAGATTCCATGAGGGATATGATATTTTCCTCCTAATGGATAAGAAAGTGCATGAACAGCTGTAGTTCCTGATGAAGTTATTGCTATTCCACCATAAAATGCTCCTATAAGCATATTAGTTTTTGCTTCCATATCATCTGGATTTAAATAGGCTTTTCTTATATTATTGAATATAAGCTCTCCACCAGCAAGAGCATATAAATCACTGAAAGGATTAGCTTTTTTAGAAGTAAGACATTCTACACAATGGGCAAGAGCGTCTACCCCAGTGGAAGCAATAAGCTTCTTGGGAAGTTTTTCTATCATTGTTGGATCTAATATAACATAATCAGGAATAAGACTATTATTTACGATTCCCACTTTAAGACCTTCTTCTGGAATAGAAACTATTGAATTGCATGTTGCTTCTGAACCAGTTCCACAAGTTGTAGGAATCATTAAAGATTTTATCTGTTTATTTCCTAAAGCTGGATTTTTTAAAAGATCTTTCACTGTGTAAGAGGCATTTTTTAAAATTGAACATAGTTTTGCAATGTCCATTACGCTTCCTCCACCTACTGCAATGATAAAATCACTTTTATACTTATTCAGTTCTTCCATAACCTTTTCTACATCCTGATAGCTTGGTTCAGTAGCTAGATTATCAATTATATTATAGTTAATTTTAGTATTTTCAATTTTTTCTATTATTTTAGAAAAGAAACTACTTCCTCTAACACCTTTGTCTGTAAATACTATAACATTAGAAACCTTTTCTTTGTTTAAAACAGTTTCAATATAATCTACACTCCCTAATCCACTATAGACATTAGAAGGGATATTTAAATAATATGATTTCATTTTTCCCCCTTGTAACTTTTCAAAAATACTTTTTGTTAAATGTCGACAATCAACTTTATACTTGAATGATAACTCTTATAAATTGATTTGTCAATAGAAAATTGAAAAAAATATTCTGAAAAATTACAAAAAGGCTTTATATGAGTATATTTATACTTAAAAATGAATAGAAAGAATAAAGTGTGGAAATAAAAAAGGATTAAATCCTAGAAGATATAGAACTTAATCCTTTATAGTATTTTTTATATTTCATCTTTTTTTAAAAGATAATTTATAAGAACTTCTCCAGAGTTCATTATATGATTTTTCATTTCATTTTCTGCTTTTTCTTTATCTTTAATTTTAATTAATTCTATAAGGTTATCATGCACCCCATATTCAATAGAAAGACTAGAATTTATCAACATATTATATTTTGACATTCTCATATAGAGCTTTGTCTGAAGTACAAAATTTTCTATTAATTTTTGAAGTTTTGAATGATTTGATCTTTGGCATATAAGACTATGAAAAGTTACATCACAATTAATAAAATTTTCTACATCTTGCTTTTTTAAACTTTCTGTCATGGTTTTAGAAAGAGATGTTAGAGTTTGGATATCTTCCTTTGTCATATTATCTATGGCAAGTCTTACTGCCATTCCTTCTAAAAGAGCACGAAGTGAATAAGTTTCCTCAATGCTTTTTTTATTTAATGTAGCAACAGTAGCCCCTTTTTTAGGAATATATTCAACAATTCCTTGTGCTGCAAGTTCTCTGATAGCTTCTCTTATTGGAGCTCTGCTAATATTCATTTCAGTAGCAATAGTTTGTTCAATTATTTTTTCTCCTGATTTAAGTTCTCCTGTTGCAATGGCTGTAATAATTGAATTTATTACTTCAACATATAAATTTGTATTTGTTATTGGCTTAAAAGTACCCATTTTCCTCTCCGTCCTTATATACTATAATAATATTATTTTGTAGTTTGTAGAAAGTCGACATTTATTTTTATGAAAAAAATTTATACTGTAAAAAATATTCAGTTGTATAAATCAGTAATTTTTTGATTGAAATTAAAAATAGCTTTAAAGTATTAATATAAATTATTGTAACATTTTTTTATTATCTATCAACTTAATTAAAAATTAAAATAATTAAAAAGAATTATAGGATTATATTAAAATGTTTAAACAGTATTTTTATTTATAGATTTACTTTTAAAATTTTGATGAGAGAATAGTTTTATTAAATTTTAGTGTTTAGAATATTAAAATGAATTTACTTTTCAATTTCTAAAATTTATTAAAAATAAAAACTAAAAAATTTTGATTTTAGATTTTTAAGAAAGATGGTATAATATATAGTCGAAATTTAAAAGGAGGAGAAATATGAATATTTATTACATCTATCACAGTTGCTTTGTAGTTGAGAATTCTGAGTATATTTTAATTTTTGATTATTACAAGACTCCACGAAAGAAAAAAAATTCAATAAACATAAACGATTTTGTTATAAGTATGGATAAAAAAGTAGTAATTTTTTCTTCTCATGCACATGCAGATCATTTCAATCCTGATATAATGAAATGGCAAGAGAATAATCCGAAGATATCTTATGTGCTCAGTAGTGATATAGGAATAAAATCTGCATCTAAAAGATGTTATATTGTTTCTGAAGGTGATGAAGTAAAAGTAGAAGGACTTGATGTGAAAGTGTATGGGTCTACAGATGCAGGAGTATCTTTCTGGGTAAAAATAGGGGATAAGATTATATTTCATGCTGGAGATCTTAACTGGTGGTATTGGTCAGATGATACAAAAGAAGAAGAGGATTTTATGAGAAATTCTTTTCAAAAAATAATAAGAGATATAAAAGGAAATAAAGAAAAAATAAATATAGCTTTTTTCCCTGTTGATCCACGTTTAGAAGAAAATGCTTTTCTTGGAGGAAAATATTTTGTTCAAGAATTGCAACCTGAAAATATTATTCCAATGCATTTTGGGAAAAGTTATAGTGTAGTAAAAGAGTTTTGCAATATTTTGGAAAAAACTGGAACAAAAGGTATAATAATAAATGAATGTCTGGAGAAGTTACAAGTATAATTTTTTAAAAAAGCGCTACATTAGGAATTAGAAAAATTTAAACATTGATAAAGCATATATTATTTGATATAATATATGTTAAATAAAATTATTATAAGGAAAATGGGTATGAATTGGGAAAAAATGGATTACAGATTAGATAGCATCTACTTTATGTTAAAAACAGATGGAAAAGGAAAATACATAGTGCCAGTTTATAATGATGGAACAGTATTGGAAAATTTGGATTTTGTTGAGATAGATGATTATACAGATAAAACACAATCAATTCTTTCTTATATAAAAGGAATAAAGGAAGATAGCTTTTTTATTGATTGGGAAAAAGAATATAGAGAAGCTTATTTAAGTGAACACTCAAATCTCATTCAATTACTTATTGATAGTGATAAATTTGTTGATGAGAATATGAATAAGATACAGTGGATAAAAGAAAATAATACTCTTTCTTTGATAATAAAAGAAAAAGAAGAAGATGAAAATATATTATATACTGAACTTCTTTTAAATGGTAGTTTTAATGATTTTGATATAATAAATGATGAATTAGTTGTAAGGAATAATACTTTTTATCTTTTAGAAAATGAAGATAATGGATTTCATACTATAAAAGAGTTGATAGGAAATATTTATAAAAAAGAACTTGAAAATTTTATAACTATAACAATGAAATATTTTAAAAATATAGAGATAGAGTACAAAGATTATAAAGTGGTACAGGGAGAAAAGAATACTCCAATACCTCAAATAATAATAGAAAAAATATCTCAGGATAATAGCTTATATCTTCAGATAACACTTATGATATCTACTATGGATTATGATTTTTTGAAGAAAAATGAAATAGAATATACAGCAGTAGTAAATAATCTCGAAAAAAAATATTTATAAGTGAAGTTGATTTGAATAGGTTGCCTGAAGCTATGGAAGAGATAGTTAAAGTATTGGCTAGGCTACAAAAAAATATAAAGATAAAAACTGGTTTTTATGTAGATGAGGATAATCTTATCATAATGCAGGAAAAACTTGCTAAAGAATTTATAATGAAAGAACTTTTACAGCTTGCATCAAAATACAGGGTAGTAGGAACAGATAAATTAAGAAAATATAATATAAAAGCTGTAAAACCTAAAGTAGTAGGAAATTTTAGTCATTCTATAGATTTTCTTGAAGGAGAAATAGAACTAGAAATAGAAGGAGAAAAATTTTCTATATTAGATGTACTTTCATCATATAGAAAAGATTCCTATATAATGCTTAGTGATGGAACAAGTGCTCTTATCAATAGAAAATATATAGAAAAATTAGAAAGACTTTTTAAAGATAGTGATAAGAAAAAAGTGAAACTATCTTTCTTTGATCTACCACTGGTTGAAGAATTGATAGAGGATAAAATATTTTCACAAGAGATGAATAAAAGTAGAGATTTCTTTAAAGGAATAAATAATGTAAAAAATTATAAAATAGATCCACCCAGTGTAAAAGCTCAACTTAGAGAATATCAGGAATATGGATTTAAATGGCTGGCATATCTTATGGATAATAATTTAGGAGGATGTCTGGCTGATGATATGGGACTTGGAAAAACCCTTCAAGCAATAGCAGTTTTGACAAGACTTCATGAAGAAAAAGGGAAAAAAAGTCTTGTTATAATGCCAAAAAGTTTAATATATAACTGGGAAGGAGAAATAAAAAGATTTAGTCCTAAATTAAAAGTAGGAATTTATTATGGAAATTTTAGAAATATAGATATAATTAAAAAGAATAGTGTAATACTTACTACATATGGGACAATAAGAAATGATATTGAAACTTTAAAAGAGATGAAATTTGATACAATAATTCTTGATGAATCTCAAAATATAAAAAATATTAATGCTCAAACAACAAAAGCAATAATGCTTCTTAATTCAAAAAATAGAATAGCATTGAGTGGAACTCCTATAGAAAACAATCTCGGAGAACTTTACTCACTGTTTAGATTTTTAAATCCAGCAATGTTTGGAACAGCAGAAGAATTTAATAACTATTATGCTGTACCTATACAAAAAGAAAATGACCAAGAAGCAATTGAGGAATTAAAAAAGAAAATTTATCCTTTTATATTAAGGAGAGTTAAAAAAGAAGTATTGAAGGATCTTCCAGATAAAATAGAAAAGACTATGTTTATAGAAATGAATGTGGAACAGAAAAAACTTTATGAAGAGAGAAGAAGTTACTATTATAAAATGGTAAATAGTCAGATAAGAGAAAATGGAATAGGAAAGACACAGTTTTTTATTCTTCAGGCTCTTAATGAGCTTAGGCAAATAACAAGTTGTCCAGAGGCTAAAAGTAATGGTGTGACTTCAAGTAAAAGGGAAGTTTTGGTAAATAATATAGTAGAGGCAGTAGAGAATGGACATAAGGTATTGGTTTTTACAAACTATATAAATTCTATAGAAAATATATGTGAAGATTTAAAAAGATATGGAATAAATTATCTTTCGATGACTGGAAGTACAAAAGATAGACAGTCTTTGGTAGATAGATTCCAAAAAGATAATAAATATAAAGTTTTTATTATGACATTGAAAACAGGAGGAGTAGGATTAAATCTTACAGCTGCTGATACAATATTTATTTATGATCCATGGTGGAATAAAACAGTAGAAAATCAAGCTATAGATAGAGCTTATAGATTAGGGCAGGATAGAACAGTATTTTCATATAAATTAATATTAAAAGATACAATAGAAGAAAAAATCTTGCAACTGCAAGATACAAAAAGCAAGTTATTAGATAATTTGATATCAGAAGATAGTTCATCTATGAAAGTACTTACAGAAAAAGATATTGAGTTTATACTTGGAGAATAGATTACAGGGAGAAAATAATGGGAATAAGTAAAGACAGATTTAGAGAGGCACTGAATGAGTTCTACCCTAAAGATATTTTGTTTAGATTATACAACAGATATTTTCTGGACTGGATAGCCGAGGGATATATAGGAAGCAATTTAGGACTTTTTGAAATATCTCTGATTTGTGAAAATAGTAATAAGCAAACTTTTATGGATTTGATAGAACAGGTGTATCTTAAAGAAGAAGTGTTCTGTTCTGTATTTGCAACATTAGATACTAATGTAAAAAAAGTTTTTGAAGAAGTAATGTGGAACGAGAAATTTTTTATTCCTCCTAAAGAGAGGGGAAAATATCTAAAATTGGAAAA
Above is a window of Fusobacterium varium DNA encoding:
- the pdxA2 gene encoding 4-hydroxythreonine-4-phosphate dehydrogenase 2, with translation MSKLPIIGITMGDPASIGPEISLKALNNKDIYNRCRPIIIGDASVMKKAIEYTGLTNLKIHPVKNVAEALFQYGTVDVYDMKIVNPEDFEIGKVSKEAGNAAFQYVKKVIELAQNNEVDATVTNALNKESINLAGHHYSGHTEIYADFTKTKKYTMMLAHENLRVVHVSTHVSLREACDRCKKERVYDVIKIADEACKKLGIKNPKIGVAGLNPHCGENGLFGTEEIDEIIPAIEKAQQEGINVIGPIPPDTIFSKARGGWYDIVVAMYHDQGHIPLKVVGFVYNQKEQKWEAVAGVNITLGLPIIRSSVDHGTAFDQSGTGTANELSLINAIDYGIKLAENNIK
- the gbsB gene encoding Alcohol dehydrogenase, which translates into the protein MKSYYLNIPSNVYSGLGSVDYIETVLNKEKVSNVIVFTDKGVRGSSFFSKIIEKIENTKINYNIIDNLATEPSYQDVEKVMEELNKYKSDFIIAVGGGSVMDIAKLCSILKNASYTVKDLLKNPALGNKQIKSLMIPTTCGTGSEATCNSIVSIPEEGLKVGIVNNSLIPDYVILDPTMIEKLPKKLIASTGVDALAHCVECLTSKKANPFSDLYALAGGELIFNNIRKAYLNPDDMEAKTNMLIGAFYGGIAITSSGTTAVHALSYPLGGKYHIPHGISNAIMMSPVMEFNKDACLEQFSRICNRLRPDMYKNTSEEKTEYIINEIKNIVEVTEIPVSLKEFGVTIDDLDFLVEAGSKVTRLLSNNLKELNLNDIKNIYLKVLN
- the mcbR gene encoding HTH-type transcriptional regulator mcbR codes for the protein MGTFKPITNTNLYVEVINSIITAIATGELKSGEKIIEQTIATEMNISRAPIREAIRELAAQGIVEYIPKKGATVATLNKKSIEETYSLRALLEGMAVRLAIDNMTKEDIQTLTSLSKTMTESLKKQDVENFINCDVTFHSLICQRSNHSKLQKLIENFVLQTKLYMRMSKYNMLINSSLSIEYGVHDNLIELIKIKDKEKAENEMKNHIMNSGEVLINYLLKKDEI
- a CDS encoding metal-dependent hydrolase; protein product: MNIYYIYHSCFVVENSEYILIFDYYKTPRKKKNSININDFVISMDKKVVIFSSHAHADHFNPDIMKWQENNPKISYVLSSDIGIKSASKRCYIVSEGDEVKVEGLDVKVYGSTDAGVSFWVKIGDKIIFHAGDLNWWYWSDDTKEEEDFMRNSFQKIIRDIKGNKEKINIAFFPVDPRLEENAFLGGKYFVQELQPENIIPMHFGKSYSVVKEFCNILEKTGTKGIIINECLEKLQV
- a CDS encoding Hef nuclease → MEEIVKVLARLQKNIKIKTGFYVDEDNLIIMQEKLAKEFIMKELLQLASKYRVVGTDKLRKYNIKAVKPKVVGNFSHSIDFLEGEIELEIEGEKFSILDVLSSYRKDSYIMLSDGTSALINRKYIEKLERLFKDSDKKKVKLSFFDLPLVEELIEDKIFSQEMNKSRDFFKGINNVKNYKIDPPSVKAQLREYQEYGFKWLAYLMDNNLGGCLADDMGLGKTLQAIAVLTRLHEEKGKKSLVIMPKSLIYNWEGEIKRFSPKLKVGIYYGNFRNIDIIKKNSVILTTYGTIRNDIETLKEMKFDTIILDESQNIKNINAQTTKAIMLLNSKNRIALSGTPIENNLGELYSLFRFLNPAMFGTAEEFNNYYAVPIQKENDQEAIEELKKKIYPFILRRVKKEVLKDLPDKIEKTMFIEMNVEQKKLYEERRSYYYKMVNSQIRENGIGKTQFFILQALNELRQITSCPEAKSNGVTSSKREVLVNNIVEAVENGHKVLVFTNYINSIENICEDLKRYGINYLSMTGSTKDRQSLVDRFQKDNKYKVFIMTLKTGGVGLNLTAADTIFIYDPWWNKTVENQAIDRAYRLGQDRTVFSYKLILKDTIEEKILQLQDTKSKLLDNLISEDSSSMKVLTEKDIEFILGE